One Aegilops tauschii subsp. strangulata cultivar AL8/78 chromosome 2, Aet v6.0, whole genome shotgun sequence genomic window, ACCCGTTCCACGCACCACAAGTGGCGAGGGCTTTCTAGGACAATGTGGTGAAGCTCCACGGCATCCCCGCGTCGATCGTCTCCGACTGCGACAAGGTGTTCACCAGCAAGCTGTGGAAGCAACTGTTCGCCAGAGCGGGCACCAAATTGCTCTACTCCACCGCGTACCACTCGCAGACGGACGGCCAGAGCGAGCGCGTGAACCAGTGCATGGAGATGTATCTCCGGTGTGCGGTGCACGACGCGCCGCGCTAGTGGCGTCCCTGGCTGCCCATGGCCGAGTTCTGGTACAACTCTACGTTTCATGCCTCGCTCAACTGCACCCCCTTCAAGGCGCTCTATGGGAGGGAGGCCAATCTGGGAGCAATGCCGGCCTGGCCAGCGGACGAGCACGCCGGCGCAGACATGGACTGGGCAACGCACACGGAGCACATCTGCGCCCAGCTGGAGCGCGCTCAGCGCCGGTTCAAGAAGCAGGTAGATCGCAACCGCACAGAGCGCCAGTTTCAGGTGGGCGAGCAAGTGCTACTGAAGCTGCAGCCCTACGCGCAGCGTTCGGTCGTCAACCGGCCCTGCGCCAAGCTCGCCTTCAAGTTCTTCGGCCCGTACACCGTCCTCGAGAAGATCGGCCTCATGGCGTACAAGCTCGCCCTGCCGCCCGCGAGTCAGGTGCATCCGGTCTTCCACGTATCCCAGCTCAAGCCATTCACGCCGGACTACACACCGGTGTATGCAGAGCTGCCACGCGTGCTGGACCTCTCTGTGTCATCGGCGGCACCAACACAGCTGCTGGAACGGCGCATGATGAAGCGCGGGAATGCTGCCATCGTGCAAGTCAAGGTGCAGTGGGGCGAGGGCTCGTCGGCCGCCACCACATGGGAAGATTACGAGGTTCTCCGGCAGTGTTTCCCTGCAGCAGCCATTTGGGAGGACTCGGGGCCAAGCTCCCAGGAAGAAGCTCAGTCTTAAGGGGGAGAGAATGTCACACCTAGCCACTTGGCATGTGTGACTTGGCAACCCTGCGGGTGGGACCCTCCCCGGCGAGTGCGTGTGTGAGTCGCGTGAGTTATATAGCTGGCCGCCTGTGGCTGTGTGGCGCATGTGATGTGACCAGTTCAAACTCTCACCTAATCCTTCCTCTGGAAGTAAagttcttcttcctcccaaagtCTCTCTCACGCTACTCTCATCCCCTCTCGATCCCCTTCTCCCCTCGTTCATTACACCGATCTCTGAAGTTTTAAGCGTCGCCGCATCAAGAACCGGTGATTCCTTGAGCCCTTGACTATGAGTTTCGATTTCTGCCCGCTTTTTAGTTATGCTAAAATCTTGTAGTTAATTTAATTTTTTCATTTATTAGGCATCTAGTACTGCAAGATTCAAGTCATCTTTATTTACAAAACATGAACTTGGTTACCAAAAATGTGTGAAGAAACAAAAAAGATAAAGGATTTAACTCAAAAGGAGATATGAATAAGTTTGCTATAAAAAACACAAGTGTCCTCCTGTAACCGGTCACTTGATCAAGATTACGCAGGTGGTAATAATGTTAACATTGATCCTAGACCTAGAGATGGCCAGATGATAAGGCCTATTTTATAGTTTCGCACAGGGCCTCCGATTTTGCCGGCTCGGCCTTGCGGCGCCCGACCACCTCTACCTCCCACCCATGCCGCCACCATGGGCGAAATCCCCTGTCCCCGTTCGCCTGAAAAAAAGTCAGAGGTTGGAGGGCACAAGCTGACCTTCCCTGTCGTAAATATAGCAGATCGCCGCGTAGTTGTCCTGCCACCGCATCATGTCGCTGGCCCCCCATCCCTTCTCCCGTTCATCACACGCGCGAGGCGGTTCGATTCTGGTGCTTCGTTACCTGTACACCCCTCCTCGCCACCTGCCGCCGTCGTTGGACTGCCACCGGCCACGCTTGCCGGGGAACCCTCGGACCTGACCGTTGAGGCATGACAAGTGGCAGCCGCGCAGCGGGCACCTCgatggcgaggcggcggcgaaTCCGGGCCGAAGTACACGGAGCGGCAGCGAATTGGGGTTGAGGCGTGCGGGGTGGTGGCGCCTGGGAAGCGGATGAACTGCGCCGTCGCGAGGTGCAACGCGATGGGCGGCGAAGCCACCGGAGCTAGTGCTTGACGGCAGAGGAAGGTACGGCTGCGGCGGGTGGCGCGGCAAGAGAGCTAGGGTTGTGAGGCACAGGGAGGTACGGCGACGTTGTTTGGCCGAGGGGATTATGGTCGTTGAGGTAGATCGCTAGGGTAGGAGTAGGATGGGACGACCTGCGTGGGGCTGCGGGGATCGGGGACGCTGATTGGTAGGAGATCGGCAGACCACCGCGGGTCTGCTCGGGCAAAACATTTGACCTGTCCCGTTGATCTGGTTGGCAGATCGCTCATGCAATTATGGACAGTAGGATATGTTTAAGTGGATTAGATCGTAGGGTGGTGATTGTTTGGTGTACACTAATCTGGGTGGCCCTAAAATAATTTAAGTTTGCTCTTTTAATAGTAGTAGAGATGAAGTTTGAGCTAGAGGGAGAGAGTGCTCACAGTTCTGTCGTATTGATTATGGCAACTGTTACAGAGGTACAAATAGCCGAGGCCACCCAACGTCTCCCATGATACACGGCACGCAGGCCCAACGTGGAGAGTGGTTGTGATCCTTAAAGCTAGGAAGTAGTTACAACAATATACATAAGTCTACGTACATGCAATTTAacacccctccccccccccccccccccccccccccccccccccccgcgcagtCACCGCCGAGGTGGATGTTCAGACTGGACCTAAACTCGGTGAAGACTGCGCTCGGTAGCCCCTTGGTGAAGATGTCGGCATACTGGGATCCGGATGGAACATGCAGAACTCGTGCTTTGCCCAAGGAGACACGATCACGCACAAAGTGAAGGTCAATTTCGACGTGCTTTGTGCATTGATGCTGGACGGGGTTCGTCGACAGATATGTGGCGCTGATGTTGTCACAATACACAATCGCGGCGCGAGTGGGAGGGCACCGGAGCTCCTGGAGAAGCTGGCGTAGCCAGGCAGTTTCAGCGACACAGTTGGCGACAACCCGTATTCAGCTTCAGCGCTGGATCGGGACACCGTGTGCTGCCGTTTACCAGAAGACAAGGTTTGCACCGAGGAAGACACAAAAGCCAGAGGTAGATTTGCGGGTATCCGGACAGCCGGCCCAGTCGACGTTAGAATAAGCAATGAGGTCATGAGATGGCGACTTATAGAATTGCATACCATAGTGCTAAGTGCCCTTAAGATATCGCAAGATGCGCTTAACCAGTTGGTATTGGGTGGTGAGGGGAGCGTGCATGAAGAGGCACGCATGTTGCACATCGTAGGATATATCTGGGCGGGTGATGGTTAAGTACTGGAGGGCTCCAGCTAGGCTGCGGTACAAGGTAGGGTTGGAAAGAAGGTCGCCATCGTGGAGGGATAGTTTGGCTTTGGTGTCTACGGGTGTGGAGATGAGATTGCAATTGAGCATGTTGGCACGTTCTAATATCTCAAGCACATATTGTTGTTGGGAAAGAAAGAGGCCAGAGTGGTTGTGTGTGACATTGACTCCAAGAAAATGGTGAATATCACCTAAGTCCAACATGGCAAACTCCGTCTTAAGGGAAGTGATAATGTAGTGAAGGGTGGTAGTGGTGTTGGCAGTGAgtatgatatcatctacataaaGGAGAAGATATGCAACGGAGGAGCCATGGCGGTAGATAAAGAGGGAGGAGTCACACTTAGAAGCCATGAAGCCCAAGGACAAGAGGAAGGCCTGAAAGCGCAAAAACCAAGTCCGGGGGGCCTGTTTTTAACCCATAGAGAGATTTCTTGAGAAGACAGACGTGGTTGGGGAAGGAAGAGTCGACAAAGCCCGCCGGTTGTTGACAATAGACTGTCTCACCAAGATCGCCATGGAGGAACGCGTTCTTGACGTCGagttgatgaatgggccaagaaTGCGCGGTGGCAATGCTGAGAACAACCCGAACGGTGGCCGATTTGACAACCGGGCTGAAGGTCTCAGTATAATCGACGCCTTCCTGTTGAGTGAAGCCACGGAGGACCCAACGTGCCTTATACCGTGCCAGCGTACCGTCGGAGTGAAATTTGTGACGGAAAATCCACTTCCCGGTGACCACATTAACACATGCAGGACGAGGAACCAAACTCCAAGTATCGTTCGTTAGCAAAGCATTAAATTCGTCAAGCATTGCGTCATGCCAATGGTGATCTTTGAGAGCAGCTTTGTAAGAGGAGGGAAGAGGAGAAATGGCAGGAGTGGCCGCGAGGGAAAATAAGCGGCGTGGTTGAGCAAAGCCCCGCTTGGCTCAGGTTGTCATTTTATGTGAATTTATAGGTAGAGCAACAGGGACTACAGGGTGACGTGGAGGGCTAGGAGTGGCTGGCACGGAGGGCGAGGAGGATGTGGTGGGTGGCTGGGCGGGCTGGGCGGCAGATCTGAGGTGAGCAGGTGCGGGCGATCTGAGGGGAGCAGGCGCGGGTGACCCGAGGGGAGCAGGATCAGGTGGGTCAGGCGAATCTGACGAGGGTGAACCCGGGGAGGGCGTGTGGCATACGGGAGGTGGGTGGGCCGACCCGGTCGGCTCGGTGGGGAGACGGGCAGATGCGTGGGAAGAGGCGGGTGGTGGAGCAGAGTGTGAGGCGGATCGCGTGGGGTCACTAGCGTCCGAGGTTGGTGGGTGGGCGGCGATCCCGGAGGGGATTGTGCGCAGGTGAGTGGGAGGGGCGGGATCTGGTGCGGGAGCTGCGCCTGTGACCGGGGGTGTGTACGGAAAAACTGTCTCGTAACGTGGCGAGAAACTATAACGCGACGGGAGTGTAGATCGAAGCAGCGGTACCCTTTGTGCTCTAATGGGTAGCTAAGGAAAACACAACGCGTAGAGTGAGGTGCCAACTTGTGCGGGCTGGTGGCATAGAGATTGGGGAAGCACAAACAGCCAAACACACGGAGGTGGTCATAACGAGGATGTACGCCGGTGAGGAGGAAAAATGGGGTGTATGGGGTGGTCTTGACGGAGGGGCATCGATTGAGCAAGTGTGTGGCAGTGTGGAGGGCCTCGACCCAAAAAGGAGGTGGTAAGCTGGCGTGAATGAGAAGGGTGCGTATGACGTTGTTGGTTGTGCAAAGCATGCGCTCAGCCTTGCCGTTTTGCGGAGAAATGTGAGGGCAAGAGAGACGATATACGATACCGTTGGTCGAGAAAAAGTCGCGAAGAGAAGTGTTGAAGAACTCCTCGCCATTGTCACACTGCATACATTTGATGAGAGTGTGAAATTGGGTGAGGATATAGGTGAAGAAACGTTGTAAGGTAGAAGAGGTGTCGGACTTGTGGCGCAAGGGGAAGGACCATGAGTAATGGGAGTAATCGTCGAGAAGTATGAGATAGTATTTATAACCAGAGAAACTTACAACTGGGGAGGTCCACAAATCACAATGAATAAGTTGAAAAGGTGCACTAGTACAATTTTGGGAAGATGAAAAAGATAAATGGGGCTGCCGGCCTAATTGACATGCCGTACAAGGAGAGTGGGCAATGTTTTTACAATCTGGAAGAAAATCCTTGGAGATAGAGGCAAGGGA contains:
- the LOC141040771 gene encoding uncharacterized protein codes for the protein MAEFWYNSTFHASLNCTPFKALYGREANLGAMPAWPADEHAGADMDWATHTEHICAQLERAQRRFKKQVDRNRTERQFQVGEQVLLKLQPYAQRSVVNRPCAKLAFKFFGPYTVLEKIGLMAYKLALPPASQVHPVFHVSQLKPFTPDYTPVYAELPRVLDLSVSSAAPTQLLERRMMKRGNAAIVQVKVQWGEGSSAATTWEDYEVLRQCFPAAAIWEDSGPSSQEEAQS